The Amycolatopsis sp. DG1A-15b genome window below encodes:
- a CDS encoding alpha-(1->3)-arabinofuranosyltransferase, which translates to MVTSTRERTRDGAPPAERDRKFSPGAFLRRPSTWIVLALTTLSFLQMPGKTTFDTKLDLAVDPLAFLGRALHLWNPQATAGELQNQAYGYLFPMGPFFALCQAAGVPAWIAQRLWGAVLLSAAFGGALLLARAMKIGTERTRLIGALGYALAPRMLTEIGGLSAEMLPAVLLPWVLVPLVRAGAIGSPRRAAGLSALAVLCMGGVNGAMVVMALVLPGLWLLTRRWTRAHVELVLWWFVFVIGATLWWILPLLLLGEYSLPFLDYIESATNTTAPMSLFEVLRGTNQWVAYVVQGTPWWPGGWSLIDNPVLMLATGLVAGVGLFGLTRRGLPDRRFLVLGVVTGLTLLTIGYVGTLDSPLAEQVRHLLDGPLAPLRNVHKFEPVLRLPLMLAFAHGISSPAKVTSARRFLRPALGLLLVLVMAAPAWLLNLRSGPGWDAVPGYWYDALGYVAKADPNARTLLLPATGFGEYDWGRTVDEPAQAIARSPWAVRNQVPLGSEGNTRLMDSVDAALADGRGDPGLAALLARSGYRFLLLRNDIDRERTAAPPIATLRAGLAGSPGIAKAAAFGPLEVYEVGKPVPLATATSTTDVPTVSGGPENLLPLIDSGQLDPATPTVLTGDGGSPGGPRLVTDGLRRAERNVGGVRDNLSQTLTAGEAYRQQRAAGDLLPFPGQEHQTVAAYRGIRSVTASTAASFADAFGGSDPSHQPFAAIDGDPRTAWHSSSFTGPIGQWLEVELDTPRLVNSVNLEMVDDLRVGWPATRIRITTDNGSVEQPVIRGAGPHEYSVAGGVTRTVRITLLSLVVGRQDGNVGIAELKIPDTEPQRALEVPADLPTGPAPGFAFTRGQQPRYACLPLGAAVRCDAAAARDGEEPDGIRRLFSTPAEQTYLVGGTVLPAGGGRNPVSLPGVTVASTSQLGGDPAAAGFAAVDGDPGTTWRPDVTDLRPALTLGWPSPKRISGLHIEVSPSSGARAPRQVELVGRSGTRSVQLDAGGSASFEPLDTDQLQVVLPGDDDDPAARSVVGIGSLALSGSDGLLPGPDPAFTVPCGSGPNVHLDGLDYRTSVQGKLSDITAHRPLALGMCRDSEGGIALPAGGHELRTDRSESFVVQDLWLRPAGTASPPVHRAVQVGDWGAASRSVTVGPGAEAVLAVPENANAGWTASLDGQQLTRTRVDGWQQAWIVPAGAGGVVSLSFTPDAHYRLSLLVGAAAVLALLVGVAWPAHRRRFTISPGGSWTPVVLIGLLVALDGMLPVVLLIACLLARQFSERAPRYLAFGGMAVAAGASVTGRILGHGQDWAYGPVTQAALLLAAAAMVATCVDWFVRKENPTNPTS; encoded by the coding sequence ATGGTAACCAGCACCCGCGAACGGACCCGGGACGGCGCCCCGCCCGCGGAGCGCGACCGGAAGTTCTCACCGGGTGCGTTCCTCCGCCGCCCGAGCACCTGGATCGTGCTGGCCCTGACCACGTTGTCATTCCTGCAGATGCCAGGGAAGACGACGTTCGACACCAAACTGGACCTCGCCGTCGACCCGCTCGCCTTCCTCGGGCGCGCCCTGCACCTGTGGAACCCCCAGGCCACCGCGGGGGAGCTGCAGAACCAGGCGTACGGCTACCTGTTCCCGATGGGCCCGTTCTTCGCGCTGTGCCAGGCCGCCGGCGTGCCCGCGTGGATCGCGCAACGGCTGTGGGGCGCGGTCCTGCTGTCGGCCGCGTTCGGCGGCGCCCTGCTGCTGGCGCGGGCGATGAAGATCGGCACCGAGCGCACGCGGCTGATCGGCGCGCTCGGGTACGCGCTCGCGCCGCGCATGCTGACCGAAATCGGCGGCCTGTCCGCGGAGATGCTGCCCGCGGTGCTGCTGCCGTGGGTGCTGGTGCCGCTGGTGCGGGCCGGGGCGATCGGCTCGCCGCGGCGGGCCGCCGGGCTGTCCGCGCTGGCCGTGCTGTGCATGGGCGGCGTCAACGGCGCGATGGTCGTGATGGCGCTCGTCCTGCCGGGACTGTGGCTGCTGACGCGGCGCTGGACGCGGGCGCACGTCGAGCTCGTGCTGTGGTGGTTCGTCTTCGTCATCGGCGCGACGCTGTGGTGGATCCTGCCGCTGCTGCTGCTCGGCGAATACAGCCTGCCGTTCCTGGACTACATCGAGTCCGCGACGAACACGACCGCGCCGATGTCGCTGTTCGAGGTGCTGCGCGGCACCAACCAGTGGGTCGCCTACGTCGTGCAGGGCACGCCGTGGTGGCCGGGTGGCTGGTCACTGATCGACAACCCCGTGCTGATGCTCGCGACCGGGCTCGTCGCCGGCGTCGGCCTGTTCGGACTGACCCGGCGCGGCCTGCCGGACCGGCGGTTCCTCGTGCTCGGCGTGGTGACCGGGCTGACCCTGCTGACCATCGGCTACGTCGGCACGCTCGACAGCCCGCTGGCCGAACAGGTCCGGCACCTGCTCGACGGGCCGCTCGCGCCGCTGCGCAACGTGCACAAGTTCGAGCCGGTGCTGCGGCTGCCGCTGATGCTGGCGTTCGCGCACGGCATCTCGAGCCCAGCCAAGGTGACGTCCGCGCGCCGGTTCCTGCGGCCGGCACTGGGCCTGCTGCTGGTGCTGGTGATGGCGGCACCGGCGTGGCTGCTGAACCTGCGGTCCGGCCCGGGCTGGGACGCCGTGCCCGGCTACTGGTACGACGCTCTCGGGTACGTGGCCAAGGCCGATCCGAACGCGCGGACGCTGCTGCTGCCGGCCACCGGCTTCGGCGAGTACGACTGGGGCCGCACGGTCGACGAGCCCGCGCAGGCGATCGCGCGCAGCCCGTGGGCGGTCCGCAACCAGGTGCCGCTGGGGTCCGAGGGGAACACGCGGCTGATGGACTCCGTGGACGCGGCGCTCGCCGACGGCCGCGGCGACCCCGGGCTGGCCGCGCTGCTCGCCCGTTCGGGATATCGGTTTTTGCTGCTGCGCAACGACATCGACCGCGAGCGGACGGCGGCCCCGCCCATCGCGACCCTGCGGGCCGGGCTGGCCGGGTCGCCGGGCATCGCCAAAGCGGCCGCGTTCGGCCCGCTCGAAGTCTACGAAGTGGGGAAGCCGGTGCCGCTGGCCACCGCGACGTCCACCACGGACGTCCCCACCGTGAGCGGCGGCCCGGAGAACCTGCTGCCCCTGATCGACTCGGGTCAGCTCGACCCGGCGACGCCCACCGTGCTCACCGGCGACGGCGGGTCGCCCGGCGGCCCGCGGCTGGTGACCGACGGCCTGCGCCGGGCCGAGCGGAACGTCGGCGGCGTCCGCGACAACCTCAGCCAGACCTTGACCGCCGGCGAGGCCTACCGCCAGCAGCGCGCGGCGGGCGACCTGCTGCCGTTCCCGGGCCAGGAGCACCAGACCGTGGCCGCCTACCGGGGGATCCGCTCGGTGACGGCGTCGACGGCGGCGTCGTTCGCCGACGCCTTCGGCGGGTCCGATCCTTCGCACCAGCCGTTCGCGGCGATCGACGGCGACCCGCGCACGGCGTGGCACTCGTCGTCGTTCACCGGGCCGATCGGCCAGTGGCTCGAGGTGGAGCTGGACACCCCGCGGCTGGTGAACTCGGTGAACCTGGAGATGGTGGACGACCTGCGGGTGGGCTGGCCGGCCACCCGGATCCGGATCACCACCGACAACGGCTCGGTCGAGCAGCCGGTGATCCGCGGTGCCGGGCCGCACGAGTACTCCGTCGCCGGCGGCGTCACCCGCACGGTGCGGATCACGCTGCTGTCGCTGGTGGTCGGGCGGCAGGACGGGAACGTCGGCATCGCGGAGCTGAAGATCCCGGACACCGAGCCGCAGCGCGCCCTGGAGGTGCCCGCGGACCTGCCGACCGGGCCGGCGCCCGGGTTCGCCTTCACCCGCGGCCAGCAGCCCCGGTACGCGTGCCTGCCGCTGGGCGCCGCCGTGCGGTGTGACGCCGCCGCGGCCCGCGACGGCGAGGAACCCGACGGGATCCGGCGGCTGTTCAGCACCCCGGCGGAGCAGACGTACCTGGTCGGCGGCACGGTGCTGCCGGCAGGCGGCGGCCGCAACCCGGTGTCGCTGCCGGGCGTGACCGTGGCGTCGACGTCCCAGCTGGGCGGCGACCCGGCGGCCGCCGGGTTCGCGGCCGTGGACGGCGATCCGGGCACGACGTGGCGCCCGGACGTCACCGACCTGCGGCCGGCGCTGACGCTCGGGTGGCCGTCGCCGAAGCGGATTTCGGGGCTGCACATCGAAGTTTCGCCGTCGAGCGGAGCCCGGGCGCCGCGGCAGGTGGAGCTGGTGGGCCGGTCGGGGACGCGGTCGGTGCAGCTCGACGCGGGCGGGTCCGCGTCCTTCGAACCCCTGGACACCGACCAGCTGCAGGTCGTGCTGCCGGGCGACGACGACGATCCCGCGGCACGCTCGGTGGTGGGCATCGGCAGCCTGGCGCTGTCCGGGAGCGACGGCTTGCTCCCGGGGCCGGACCCGGCGTTCACGGTGCCGTGCGGATCGGGGCCGAACGTCCACCTCGACGGGCTCGACTACCGGACGTCGGTGCAGGGCAAGCTGTCCGACATCACCGCGCACCGGCCGCTCGCGCTGGGGATGTGCCGGGATTCGGAGGGCGGCATCGCGCTGCCGGCGGGCGGCCACGAGCTGCGGACGGACCGGTCGGAGTCGTTCGTGGTCCAGGACCTGTGGCTGCGCCCGGCCGGCACCGCGTCGCCGCCGGTGCACCGCGCGGTGCAGGTGGGTGACTGGGGCGCGGCGTCGCGGTCCGTGACGGTGGGCCCGGGCGCGGAGGCGGTGCTGGCGGTCCCGGAGAACGCGAACGCGGGCTGGACGGCCAGTTTGGACGGTCAGCAGCTGACGCGCACCCGCGTGGACGGCTGGCAGCAGGCGTGGATCGTCCCGGCGGGCGCGGGCGGGGTGGTGTCGCTGTCGTTCACCCCGGACGCGCACTACCGGCTGAGTCTCCTGGTCGGCGCGGCGGCGGTGCTGGCGCTGCTGGTGGGCGTGGCGTGGCCGGCGCACCGGCGCCGGTTCACGATCTCCCCGGGCGGCTCCTGGACACCGGTCGTGCTGATCGGGCTGCTGGTCGCGCTGGACGGGATGCTGCCGGTGGTGCTGCTGATCGCGTGCCTGCTGGCCCGCCAGTTCTCGGAGCGCGCACCGAGGTACCTGGCCTTCGGTGGCATGGCGGTGGCGGCGGGCGCCTCGGTGACGGGCCGCATCCTGGGCCACGGCCAGGACTGGGCGTACGGCCCGGTGACCCAGGCGGCACTCCTGCTGGCCGCGGCCGCGATGGTGGCGACGTGCGTGGACTGGTTCGTGCGCAAGGAAAACCCCACCAACCCCACGAGCTAA
- a CDS encoding class I SAM-dependent methyltransferase, which yields MTRAQGEALWQAACRLEKGDVILEIGSHQGRSTIVLGAAARTVGATVIAVDPFVDGRLFGGSPTRQLFERNIRRAGLDDVVELVAGYSTKLRPDWDRAIQLLYIDGKHDYWTYTDDLRWSAHLPPGAEILVHDCFSSIGVTLGTIAKVLFGRRYTYLDRATSLARFRLAPPSTADRVRLLAQLPWFARNVGIKVLLRLRLRPLARLAGHHSPYDPY from the coding sequence ATGACGCGCGCGCAGGGCGAGGCGCTGTGGCAGGCCGCGTGCCGCCTCGAAAAGGGTGACGTCATCCTGGAAATCGGCAGCCACCAGGGCCGATCCACGATCGTCCTGGGCGCCGCCGCCCGCACGGTCGGGGCCACGGTGATCGCCGTCGACCCCTTCGTGGACGGCCGGTTGTTCGGCGGATCGCCGACGCGGCAGCTGTTCGAGCGCAACATCCGGCGGGCCGGACTGGACGACGTCGTCGAGCTCGTCGCCGGTTACAGCACGAAACTGCGCCCTGACTGGGATCGGGCCATACAGCTGCTTTACATCGACGGCAAGCACGACTACTGGACCTACACCGACGACCTGCGCTGGTCGGCGCACCTGCCGCCGGGGGCGGAAATCCTGGTCCACGACTGTTTTTCCTCCATCGGTGTCACGCTCGGCACGATCGCGAAGGTCCTCTTCGGACGGCGGTACACCTATCTGGACCGCGCCACGTCGCTGGCGCGGTTCCGGCTGGCGCCACCGTCCACGGCAGACCGCGTGCGCCTGCTGGCGCAGCTGCCGTGGTTCGCGCGCAACGTCGGGATCAAGGTGCTGCTGCGGCTGCGCTTGCGGCCGCTGGCCCGGCTGGCCGGGCACCACAGCCCGTACGACCCCTACTGA
- a CDS encoding substrate-binding and VWA domain-containing protein → MAAHPARARRIDARVVVLSALLVVALLAWAGFDYLKNRLAGGGCDSTTAVRLTAAPDIAPVLTELARTVPEEDCYSVEVTASPSTATATALEANGANGPDVWVPESSTWLLQARDGGAWNLPESGQPVASSPVVLALTDDVAKKAGWPGKSPSWSDVLAGSPVGLPDPARDPAAIGALIGLQQVTKDAPDPAAAFTEEIRRLSAVKQPFTAWPASEQSVLARKLVAAYPAAGVPSFDYPYVVLPRASEASRSAAERFLRLLLDQTATKAFADGGFRTPSGQLLGDRPRDTRTNAAPRPAGPPTPEAMYGVLQAWAGANLSARVQVLLDVSGSMAATVPGTGRSRMSLTLEAATQGLGLFKPTSEIGLWLFSTKLDGNKDYKELLPMRSISQQLAAGGVATLQAVKPKPGGATGLYDSILAAYQNARQSWQLGRINLVVVLTDGRNEDDDSIGLPGLLAELGRLQDPRKPLPVIGIGIGPDIDASELRQVSAATGGESFTTPDPRKISDVFYQALSKLMCQPPACKK, encoded by the coding sequence TTGGCGGCACACCCGGCGCGGGCCCGGCGGATCGACGCTCGGGTCGTCGTCCTGAGCGCGCTGCTCGTGGTCGCGCTGCTCGCATGGGCCGGGTTCGACTACCTGAAGAATCGGCTGGCCGGCGGCGGCTGCGACAGCACCACCGCGGTGCGCCTCACGGCCGCGCCGGACATCGCGCCGGTGCTGACCGAGCTCGCCCGGACCGTCCCGGAGGAGGACTGCTACTCCGTCGAGGTCACCGCGAGCCCGTCGACGGCCACCGCGACGGCGCTGGAGGCCAACGGCGCGAACGGCCCCGACGTCTGGGTGCCGGAGTCGAGCACCTGGCTGCTGCAGGCCCGCGACGGCGGCGCGTGGAACCTCCCCGAGTCCGGCCAGCCGGTGGCGAGCTCGCCGGTGGTGCTGGCGCTGACCGACGACGTCGCGAAGAAGGCCGGCTGGCCGGGGAAGTCGCCGTCGTGGTCGGACGTGCTCGCGGGGAGCCCGGTCGGGCTGCCCGACCCGGCCCGCGACCCGGCCGCCATCGGCGCGCTGATCGGCCTGCAGCAGGTGACCAAGGACGCGCCCGACCCGGCCGCCGCCTTCACCGAGGAGATCCGCAGGCTTTCGGCGGTGAAGCAGCCGTTCACCGCGTGGCCGGCGTCGGAGCAGTCGGTACTGGCCCGCAAGCTCGTCGCCGCCTACCCCGCCGCCGGCGTGCCGAGCTTCGACTACCCGTACGTCGTGCTGCCGCGGGCTTCGGAAGCTTCGCGCTCGGCGGCCGAGCGGTTCCTGCGGCTGCTGCTCGACCAGACCGCCACCAAGGCGTTCGCGGACGGCGGGTTCCGGACGCCGTCCGGGCAGCTGCTCGGCGACCGGCCGCGCGACACCCGCACGAACGCCGCACCGCGCCCGGCCGGGCCGCCCACGCCCGAAGCGATGTACGGCGTGCTCCAGGCGTGGGCCGGGGCGAACCTCAGCGCCCGCGTCCAGGTCCTGCTCGACGTCTCCGGCTCGATGGCCGCGACCGTGCCCGGCACCGGCCGCAGCCGGATGTCGCTGACGCTCGAAGCCGCGACGCAGGGGCTCGGGCTGTTCAAGCCGACCAGCGAGATCGGCCTCTGGCTGTTCTCGACCAAGCTGGACGGCAACAAGGACTACAAGGAACTGCTGCCGATGCGGTCGATCTCCCAGCAGCTCGCCGCGGGCGGGGTGGCGACGCTGCAGGCGGTCAAGCCGAAGCCCGGCGGCGCGACCGGGCTGTACGACTCGATCCTCGCCGCGTACCAGAACGCCCGGCAGAGCTGGCAGCTCGGCCGGATCAACCTCGTCGTCGTGCTCACCGACGGCCGCAACGAGGACGACGACTCGATCGGGCTGCCCGGCCTGCTCGCCGAGCTCGGCCGGCTGCAGGACCCGCGGAAACCGCTGCCCGTGATCGGGATCGGCATCGGCCCGGACATCGACGCGAGCGAGCTGCGGCAGGTGTCCGCGGCGACCGGTGGCGAGTCCTTCACCACGCCGGACCCGCGCAAGATCTCCGACGTCTTCTACCAGGCACTGAGCAAGCTCATGTGCCAGCCGCCCGCCTGCAAGAAGTGA
- a CDS encoding PLP-dependent aminotransferase family protein, which yields MAKEWVNSGERLGADLHLELTGPGGKRAALIAALRDAVRAGRLVPGTRLPPYRSLAADLGLARNTVADAYAELVAEGWLTAVQGSGTRVAERAEPLEPVRAPARKPAAPKPAYHLRQGQPDATSFPRAEWLAAARRALNAAPHDAFGPGDPRGRPELREALAQYLARARGVRTSPERIVVCSGFAHALRLLFPAVLRGPLAVESYGLAFHRSIFAAAGVKTIPLGLDEHGARVEDLDVPAVLLTPAHQFPTGGPLHHDRRTAVIGHVRATGGVLIEDDYDGEFRYDRKPVGAVQGLDPEHVVYAGSVSKSLSPAVRLGWLVLPAHLVDPVLAVKGEREAWAGVLDQLTLAEFLTSGAYDRHIRRMRQRYRRRRDQLVTALAERAPHVTPTGIAAGLHAVLRLPPGTEKAALKAAAWQGLALDGLAAFRHPDSTMSTMDGLVVGYATPPEHTYPAALDALCRALPPE from the coding sequence GTGGCAAAAGAATGGGTCAATTCGGGGGAGCGGCTCGGCGCCGACCTGCACCTGGAGCTGACCGGACCGGGCGGCAAGCGCGCCGCCCTCATCGCCGCCCTGCGGGACGCCGTCCGCGCCGGGCGGCTCGTCCCGGGCACCCGGCTGCCGCCCTACCGGTCGCTGGCCGCCGACCTCGGCCTGGCCCGCAACACCGTCGCCGACGCCTACGCCGAGCTGGTCGCCGAAGGCTGGCTCACCGCCGTGCAGGGCTCCGGCACCCGCGTCGCCGAGCGCGCCGAACCCCTCGAGCCGGTCCGGGCACCGGCCCGGAAGCCGGCGGCCCCGAAACCGGCGTACCACCTCCGGCAGGGGCAGCCGGACGCGACGTCGTTCCCGCGCGCCGAATGGCTCGCCGCCGCGCGTCGCGCGCTGAACGCGGCCCCGCACGACGCCTTCGGCCCCGGCGACCCGCGCGGCCGCCCGGAGCTGCGGGAAGCCCTCGCCCAGTACCTCGCGCGGGCCCGTGGCGTGCGGACGTCACCGGAGCGGATCGTCGTGTGCTCGGGCTTCGCCCACGCCCTGCGGCTGCTGTTCCCGGCCGTGCTGCGGGGACCGCTCGCCGTCGAGTCCTACGGCCTCGCGTTCCACCGGTCGATCTTCGCCGCCGCCGGCGTGAAGACGATCCCCCTGGGCCTGGACGAGCACGGCGCGCGCGTCGAAGACCTCGACGTCCCGGCGGTGCTGCTGACGCCCGCGCACCAGTTCCCGACCGGCGGCCCGCTGCACCACGACCGCCGCACCGCGGTCATCGGGCACGTCCGCGCGACCGGCGGCGTGCTCATCGAGGACGACTACGACGGCGAATTCCGCTACGACCGCAAGCCGGTCGGCGCGGTCCAGGGCCTCGACCCGGAGCACGTCGTCTACGCCGGTTCGGTCAGCAAGAGCCTCTCGCCCGCGGTGCGCCTGGGCTGGCTGGTGCTGCCCGCGCACCTCGTGGACCCGGTGCTGGCGGTGAAGGGCGAGCGCGAGGCGTGGGCGGGCGTGCTCGACCAGCTCACCCTGGCCGAGTTCCTGACGTCGGGCGCGTACGACCGGCACATCCGCCGGATGCGCCAGCGCTACCGCCGCCGCCGCGACCAGCTCGTGACGGCACTCGCCGAGCGGGCCCCGCACGTGACACCGACGGGCATCGCCGCGGGCCTGCACGCCGTCCTGCGGCTCCCGCCGGGCACCGAGAAGGCCGCGCTGAAGGCCGCGGCCTGGCAGGGACTGGCACTGGACGGCCTGGCCGCCTTCCGGCACCCCGACAGCACGATGTCCACAATGGACGGCCTGGTCGTCGGCTACGCGACGCCACCGGAACACACTTACCCGGCGGCTCTCGACGCGCTGTGCCGCGCGCTGCCGCCCGAGTGA
- a CDS encoding carboxymuconolactone decarboxylase family protein, with protein MTNSRLNFAKTAPKAFKALIGLDAAARAGLDPALVELVQIRASQLNRCAYCLHMHTSDARKAGESEERLHMVAVWHEAGHFFSEKERAALALTEAVTLVSGGVPDDVYAGALEQFGEEELARLLALIFTINTWNRIAITTAKVPGTDERAVR; from the coding sequence ATGACGAACTCCCGCCTCAACTTCGCCAAGACCGCACCGAAGGCCTTCAAGGCCCTGATCGGCCTCGACGCCGCCGCCCGCGCCGGGCTCGACCCCGCGCTGGTCGAGCTGGTCCAGATCCGCGCGTCGCAGCTCAACCGCTGCGCCTACTGCCTGCACATGCACACCTCGGACGCCCGCAAGGCCGGCGAAAGCGAGGAGCGGCTGCACATGGTCGCCGTGTGGCACGAGGCCGGTCACTTCTTCAGCGAGAAGGAGCGGGCCGCGCTGGCGCTGACCGAAGCGGTCACCCTGGTCTCGGGTGGCGTCCCCGACGACGTCTACGCCGGAGCGCTCGAGCAGTTCGGCGAGGAAGAACTGGCCCGGCTGCTCGCGCTGATCTTCACGATCAACACGTGGAACCGCATCGCCATCACGACGGCGAAGGTGCCGGGAACGGACGAGCGGGCGGTCCGGTGA